Proteins encoded by one window of Thiohalospira halophila DSM 15071:
- a CDS encoding LLM class flavin-dependent oxidoreductase, whose amino-acid sequence MRFDLFNELSVPAHGQRDERQVFRETLEEWALADELGFDTAWLVEHHFMPEYSHATAPALFLAAAAQRTRRMRLGHAVVPLPYHHPVRVAESTATLDVLSEGRVEFGFGRGFSPSEYAAFGVRMADSRTLTAESLAICRQAWAEGRVDHHGDHWDFDDLAVTPRPLQQPHPPLWSAAVSPESFELAGSEGIGALAGPFKPWFMVREDIRRYREAFTAAGHPAGVEPRVGMTLGIFCLPDGREARRLARPAVEWFYGHLLGQTRPVLKSLYEGYEYYQKWGRWRPLLERAVSLRLLEALGMVIVGDPAHCRRRLAELAEAGVDHTLCAVGAGALPTGETRRSLHTLAEEVIPALREP is encoded by the coding sequence ATGCGCTTCGACCTCTTCAACGAACTCTCCGTCCCCGCCCACGGCCAGCGGGACGAACGCCAGGTCTTCCGGGAGACCCTGGAGGAGTGGGCACTGGCCGATGAACTGGGCTTCGACACCGCCTGGCTGGTGGAACACCACTTCATGCCGGAGTACTCCCACGCCACCGCCCCGGCGCTCTTCCTGGCGGCGGCGGCCCAGCGGACCCGGCGCATGCGGCTGGGCCACGCCGTGGTGCCGCTGCCCTACCACCATCCGGTGCGGGTCGCCGAGTCCACCGCCACCCTGGATGTCCTCTCCGAGGGGCGGGTGGAGTTCGGGTTCGGCCGCGGCTTCTCCCCCTCGGAATACGCCGCCTTCGGCGTGCGCATGGCGGACAGCCGGACCCTCACCGCGGAGTCCCTGGCCATCTGCCGCCAGGCCTGGGCGGAGGGCCGGGTGGACCACCACGGCGACCACTGGGACTTCGACGACCTGGCCGTGACCCCCCGCCCCCTGCAACAGCCCCATCCGCCGCTGTGGAGTGCCGCCGTCAGCCCCGAGAGCTTCGAGCTGGCCGGCAGCGAGGGCATCGGGGCGCTGGCCGGCCCCTTCAAGCCCTGGTTCATGGTCCGGGAGGACATCCGCCGCTACCGCGAGGCCTTCACGGCCGCCGGCCATCCTGCCGGGGTGGAGCCGCGAGTGGGCATGACGCTGGGGATCTTCTGCCTCCCCGACGGGCGGGAGGCGCGGCGGCTGGCCAGGCCGGCGGTGGAGTGGTTCTACGGCCACCTCCTGGGCCAGACCCGCCCGGTCCTCAAGAGCCTCTACGAGGGCTACGAGTACTACCAGAAGTGGGGCCGCTGGCGGCCGCTGCTGGAACGGGCCGTGAGCCTGCGCCTGCTGGAGGCGCTGGGCATGGTCATCGTCGGCGATCCGGCCCACTGTCGGCGCCGCCTGGCCGAGCTGGCCGAGGCCGGCGTGGACCACACCCTCTGCGCCGTAGGGGCCGGCGCCCTGCCCACCGGGGAGACGCGCCGGAGCCTGCATACCCTGGCCGAGGAGGTGATCCCGGCCCTGCGCGAGCCGTGA
- a CDS encoding NAD-dependent epimerase/dehydratase family protein, with protein MRVAVTGGAGSLARAVVPALAAAPGITAIRLLDPVPPPADLPGEHRAVDITAPGLEAALADCDALIHLAFVVHRGGPGRPRARRQLRRVNVAGSRNAFTAAAHAGLKTVIHLSSAAVYGAWPDNPPRLDESAPLRPNPGFAYAEDKVAAEAELAAAAAAHPRLRTVALRPPAILGPHALPLLRRLLASPVRPAGGPPLQCVHEEDVATALLAALARDVHGAFNLAAEPPLTPERLEAATGRRPRTLPAWLLQGLQRAAWPLTGAWGEPGWAAGLRHPLLLETARARRELGWAPAWSAAECVRATLDDAPCFPAASQ; from the coding sequence GTGAGGGTCGCCGTCACCGGCGGCGCCGGCAGCCTGGCCCGCGCCGTGGTACCGGCCCTGGCGGCGGCGCCGGGGATCACCGCCATCCGCCTCCTCGACCCCGTCCCGCCCCCGGCCGACCTGCCCGGCGAACACCGCGCCGTGGACATCACCGCCCCGGGCCTGGAGGCGGCGCTGGCCGACTGCGACGCCCTGATCCATCTCGCCTTCGTCGTCCACCGCGGCGGCCCCGGCCGACCCCGCGCCCGGCGGCAACTGCGCCGGGTCAACGTCGCCGGCAGTCGCAACGCCTTCACCGCCGCCGCCCACGCCGGTCTGAAGACCGTCATCCACCTCTCCAGCGCCGCGGTCTACGGCGCCTGGCCGGACAATCCGCCGCGGCTGGACGAGAGCGCCCCCCTGCGCCCCAACCCCGGCTTTGCCTACGCCGAGGACAAGGTCGCCGCCGAGGCGGAGCTGGCCGCCGCGGCCGCCGCCCATCCCCGCCTGCGCACGGTGGCCCTGCGGCCCCCGGCCATCCTGGGCCCCCATGCCCTCCCGCTGCTGCGCCGCCTGCTCGCCAGCCCGGTCCGCCCGGCGGGCGGGCCGCCGCTGCAGTGCGTCCACGAAGAGGATGTGGCGACGGCCCTCCTCGCGGCCCTGGCGCGGGACGTCCACGGCGCCTTCAACCTGGCGGCGGAGCCGCCGCTGACCCCGGAGCGGCTGGAGGCGGCCACCGGCCGTCGGCCCCGCACCCTGCCTGCCTGGCTGCTGCAGGGCCTCCAGCGGGCGGCCTGGCCGCTTACCGGCGCCTGGGGCGAGCCGGGCTGGGCGGCCGGCCTGCGCCACCCGCTGCTGCTGGAGACCGCCCGCGCCCGCCGGGAGCTGGGCTGGGCGCCCGCCTGGTCGGCGGCGGAGTGCGTGCGTGCCACCCTCGACGACGCGCCCTGTTTCCCTGCGGCGAGCCAGTAG
- a CDS encoding MlaA family lipoprotein, whose amino-acid sequence MPRLLATLLLLPSLLLGGCASTGGPDGATSEADPLEPWNRAVYRFNRTADEWVLAPAARGYVAVTPEPVDTGVTNVFQNLEDVGNLVNNTLQGKMDRAVSDLGRVSFNTTLGLLGIFDVASPLGFERHDEDFGQTLGWWGVPSGPYFVLPLLGPSTIRDTAGRGGDYFVSPYDYLELTTGGAYALYTLRAVDFRASLLGTDRLLNEASFDPYAFQRDAWLQRRRNQVHDGDPPMMEEEEMDMLEGMEGVGE is encoded by the coding sequence ATGCCCCGCCTGCTCGCTACCCTCCTGCTGCTCCCGTCTCTCCTGCTGGGCGGCTGCGCCTCCACCGGCGGGCCGGACGGGGCGACCAGCGAGGCCGATCCCCTGGAGCCCTGGAACCGGGCGGTCTACCGTTTCAATCGGACGGCGGACGAGTGGGTCCTGGCGCCGGCGGCCCGGGGCTACGTGGCGGTCACGCCGGAGCCCGTGGACACCGGCGTGACCAACGTCTTCCAGAATCTCGAGGATGTCGGCAACCTGGTGAACAATACCCTCCAGGGCAAGATGGATCGGGCGGTCTCCGACCTGGGCCGCGTCAGCTTCAACACCACCCTCGGGCTGCTGGGGATCTTCGACGTCGCCTCGCCACTGGGCTTCGAGCGCCACGACGAGGACTTCGGCCAGACCCTGGGCTGGTGGGGAGTCCCGTCGGGGCCCTACTTCGTACTGCCGCTGCTGGGCCCGAGCACCATCCGGGACACCGCCGGGCGGGGCGGGGACTACTTCGTCTCCCCCTACGACTACCTGGAGCTGACCACCGGTGGGGCCTACGCCCTCTATACGCTCCGCGCCGTCGACTTTCGCGCCAGCCTGCTGGGGACGGACCGCCTGCTGAACGAGGCCAGCTTCGATCCCTACGCCTTCCAGCGGGATGCCTGGCTGCAGCGGCGGCGCAACCAGGTCCATGACGGCGATCCGCCGATGATGGAAGAGGAGGAGATGGACATGCTCGAGGGCATGGAGGGCGTCGGCGAATGA
- a CDS encoding calcium/sodium antiporter produces MSPMMGELGLPLLGVLVGFIILVWAADRFIEGAAGLARNLGVSPLVVGLTIVGFGTSAPEMLVSGLAAWEGNSGIAIGNALGSNITNLALVLGVTALLIPMQVGSAILRREFPVMLLVMVAALLLLVDDRLGRLDGILLLGGMVAYVAWLAWLARNDGGAADPMVSTLTEEVPEAIPSGRALLWTLIGLLLLLGSARLIVWGGATAAASMGVSDLVIGLTIVAFGTSLPELAAALSSARKREFEMALGNVIGSNIFNLLGVLGLPGLIHATAVPAGVLQRDFPAMLLLTALVFLFALGRGGSDGHINRREGGVLVAVYVGWLAWLLLSPGSLPGRPT; encoded by the coding sequence ATGAGCCCGATGATGGGGGAGCTGGGCCTGCCCCTACTGGGCGTGCTTGTCGGCTTCATCATCCTGGTCTGGGCGGCGGACCGCTTCATCGAGGGGGCCGCCGGCCTGGCGCGCAACCTGGGCGTCTCGCCCCTGGTAGTGGGGTTGACCATCGTCGGCTTCGGCACCTCCGCCCCGGAGATGCTGGTCTCCGGCCTCGCCGCCTGGGAGGGCAACAGCGGCATCGCCATCGGCAATGCCCTGGGCTCCAATATCACCAACCTGGCCCTGGTCCTGGGCGTGACCGCGCTGCTCATCCCCATGCAGGTGGGATCGGCCATCCTCCGCCGGGAGTTCCCGGTGATGCTGCTGGTCATGGTGGCCGCGCTGCTGCTGCTGGTGGACGACCGGCTGGGGCGCCTGGACGGCATCCTGCTGCTGGGCGGCATGGTCGCCTACGTGGCGTGGCTGGCCTGGCTGGCGCGCAACGACGGCGGCGCCGCCGACCCCATGGTCTCGACCCTCACCGAAGAGGTCCCCGAGGCCATCCCCTCCGGCCGCGCCCTGCTCTGGACCCTCATCGGCCTGCTCCTGCTGCTGGGCAGCGCCCGCCTCATCGTCTGGGGCGGCGCCACGGCCGCGGCCAGCATGGGCGTCAGCGATCTGGTCATCGGCCTTACCATCGTCGCCTTCGGCACCAGTCTGCCGGAACTGGCCGCCGCCCTGAGCTCCGCGCGCAAACGGGAGTTCGAGATGGCACTGGGCAACGTCATCGGCTCCAACATCTTCAATCTGCTGGGCGTCCTGGGACTGCCCGGGCTCATCCACGCCACCGCCGTCCCCGCCGGCGTCCTGCAGCGCGACTTTCCGGCCATGCTGCTGCTCACCGCCCTGGTCTTCCTCTTCGCCCTGGGGCGCGGCGGCAGCGACGGCCACATCAACCGCCGGGAGGGGGGAGTCCTGGTCGCCGTCTATGTGGGCTGGCTGGCCTGGCTGCTCCTGAGCCCCGGCTCCTTGCCAGGGAGACCGACATGA
- a CDS encoding heavy-metal-associated domain-containing protein gives MSERFEVDNVKCGGCAAAIRDGLAEVAGVESVEVDIASGQVEVAGSDLDRGELATRLASLGYPERD, from the coding sequence ATGAGCGAACGCTTCGAGGTGGACAACGTGAAGTGCGGCGGCTGTGCCGCCGCCATCCGCGACGGCCTGGCCGAGGTAGCGGGCGTGGAATCCGTGGAGGTGGATATCGCCTCCGGCCAGGTGGAGGTGGCCGGTAGCGACCTGGACCGTGGTGAACTCGCCACCCGCCTGGCCTCGCTGGGCTACCCCGAACGCGACTGA
- a CDS encoding KpsF/GutQ family sugar-phosphate isomerase: MSEATTPEPEEDRLRELATAVLEGEARAVAALSEHLDAGFLHACRLLLGCRGRVVVTGMGKSGHIGGKIAATLASTGTPAFFVHPGEASHGDLGMITGDDVVVALSNSGETDELLTILPVLKRLGVPMVALTGRPSSTLAREADAHVDVSVAEEVCPLGLAPTTSTTAALAMGDALAVALLEARGFRREDFARTHPSGRLGKRLLVHVRDIMHQGEGVPRVAPQASLADALVEMSRKGLGFTLVVEADDRLAGIFTDGDLRRVLDHGPVDVHATAIGEVMTRNGRTLDADQLAAEALEIMERHRINGAPVVDGDQRVVGACNMHNLLRSGVA; this comes from the coding sequence ATGTCCGAAGCCACGACCCCCGAGCCCGAAGAGGACCGCCTGCGCGAACTGGCCACCGCGGTCCTCGAGGGAGAGGCCCGCGCCGTCGCCGCCCTGAGCGAGCACCTGGATGCCGGCTTCCTGCACGCCTGCCGCCTGCTGCTGGGCTGTCGTGGCCGAGTGGTGGTCACCGGCATGGGCAAGTCGGGCCACATCGGTGGCAAGATCGCCGCTACCCTGGCCAGCACCGGGACCCCGGCCTTCTTCGTCCATCCCGGCGAGGCCAGCCACGGCGATCTCGGCATGATCACCGGGGACGACGTGGTGGTGGCCCTCTCCAACTCCGGGGAAACCGACGAACTCCTTACCATCCTGCCGGTCCTCAAGCGGCTGGGCGTCCCCATGGTGGCGCTCACCGGCCGACCCTCCTCCACCCTGGCCCGGGAGGCCGACGCCCACGTGGACGTCAGCGTCGCCGAAGAGGTCTGCCCCCTGGGGCTCGCCCCCACCACCTCCACCACGGCGGCCCTGGCCATGGGCGATGCCCTGGCGGTGGCACTGCTGGAGGCGCGCGGCTTTCGCCGCGAGGACTTCGCCCGGACCCACCCCAGCGGCCGGCTGGGCAAGCGGCTGCTGGTCCACGTCCGGGACATCATGCACCAGGGTGAGGGCGTGCCCCGGGTAGCGCCGCAGGCGAGCCTCGCCGACGCCCTGGTGGAGATGAGCCGCAAGGGGCTCGGCTTCACCCTGGTGGTGGAGGCCGACGACCGCCTGGCCGGGATCTTCACCGACGGCGACCTGCGTCGCGTGCTGGACCACGGGCCGGTGGACGTCCACGCCACCGCCATCGGCGAGGTGATGACCCGCAACGGCCGTACCCTGGACGCCGATCAGCTCGCCGCCGAGGCCCTGGAGATCATGGAGCGCCACCGGATCAACGGCGCCCCGGTGGTGGATGGCGACCAGCGCGTGGTGGGCGCCTGCAACATGCACAACCTGCTGCGCTCGGGGGTAGCATGA
- a CDS encoding KdsC family phosphatase: protein MNEFDTLDPEVRRRAAGVRLVAFDVDGVLTDGSLFIGDGGEEYKAFHSRDGHGMKMLGATGVTLAVITGRESEVVRHRMESLGIDHVHQGCVDKRPAFESLLAETGLAPEEAAYVGDDVVDLPLLRRVGLAVAVADAAQAVRQRVHWITPSGGGHGAAREVCELILEARGALDAALAPYLES, encoded by the coding sequence ATGAACGAATTCGACACCCTGGATCCCGAAGTCCGCCGCCGCGCCGCCGGCGTCCGCCTGGTCGCCTTCGACGTGGATGGCGTCCTCACCGACGGCAGCCTCTTCATCGGCGACGGCGGCGAGGAGTACAAGGCCTTCCACTCCCGGGATGGCCACGGCATGAAGATGCTCGGCGCCACCGGCGTCACCCTGGCGGTGATCACCGGCCGCGAATCCGAGGTGGTCCGCCACCGCATGGAATCGCTGGGGATCGACCACGTCCATCAGGGCTGCGTGGACAAGCGCCCCGCTTTCGAATCCCTCCTGGCCGAGACCGGTCTCGCCCCGGAGGAGGCGGCCTACGTCGGCGACGACGTGGTCGACCTCCCCCTCCTGCGCCGGGTGGGCCTGGCGGTGGCCGTGGCCGATGCCGCCCAGGCGGTCCGCCAGCGGGTCCACTGGATCACCCCCAGTGGCGGCGGTCACGGCGCGGCCCGCGAGGTCTGTGAACTCATCCTGGAGGCCCGGGGGGCGCTGGACGCCGCCCTGGCTCCCTACCTGGAATCATGA
- the lptC gene encoding LPS export ABC transporter periplasmic protein LptC: MTPRLFFLLALAAGVAASGYWAYRTPAPEPRIADDGPRAVEASMRRVTITDHDLDGRPARRLEAAHLLQYADSDESILWQPRVTLLDRGPSWRLDAPYGRWRHDAGAELILLQEAVRIRREAGPDGRALAVDTRDLAIFPGREEAWSAHRSVIRDGAGRLVGTGLHLAWPTERVRLLADVHGGYRVR, translated from the coding sequence ATGACCCCGCGGCTGTTTTTCCTGCTCGCCCTGGCCGCCGGCGTGGCCGCCTCCGGCTACTGGGCCTACCGGACGCCCGCCCCCGAGCCCCGCATCGCCGATGACGGCCCGCGAGCGGTGGAGGCCTCCATGCGGAGGGTCACGATCACCGACCACGACCTCGACGGCCGGCCGGCGCGCCGCCTGGAGGCCGCCCATCTGCTGCAGTACGCCGACAGCGACGAGTCCATCCTGTGGCAGCCGCGCGTGACCCTGCTGGATCGCGGCCCGTCCTGGCGGCTGGACGCTCCCTACGGCCGCTGGCGGCATGATGCCGGGGCCGAACTCATCCTCCTCCAGGAGGCGGTGCGGATCCGCCGCGAGGCCGGACCCGACGGCCGCGCCCTGGCCGTGGACACCCGCGACCTGGCCATCTTCCCCGGCAGGGAGGAGGCCTGGTCCGCCCACCGCTCGGTGATCCGCGACGGCGCCGGCCGCCTGGTGGGCACCGGTCTCCACCTGGCCTGGCCCACTGAGCGGGTCCGCCTGCTCGCCGATGTCCACGGGGGCTACCGTGTCCGCTAA
- the lptA gene encoding lipopolysaccharide transport periplasmic protein LptA: protein MSANRLLALLLLTALATPLAAQELDVVSDEASLDQGEGVATFRGDVEATRGKTRLTGAWMRVEQVPSAERDGEETGLRRLELEGDPARLFHTSEEGEELRGRARRIVYRAGPERLDLHGDAVLERGQDRFAGDHIRYFLETDRVEGRGGDQGGRVRTTLFPEGNGDEEGGEAPVEGTDNTDDEGGGQP, encoded by the coding sequence GTGTCCGCTAACCGCCTCCTTGCCCTGCTGCTCCTGACCGCCCTCGCCACCCCGCTGGCCGCCCAGGAGCTGGACGTGGTCTCCGACGAGGCCAGCCTGGACCAGGGCGAGGGAGTGGCAACCTTCCGCGGCGACGTGGAGGCCACCCGGGGCAAAACCCGGCTCACCGGGGCCTGGATGCGCGTGGAGCAGGTGCCCTCTGCGGAGAGGGACGGCGAGGAGACGGGCCTCCGTCGCCTGGAGCTGGAGGGCGACCCGGCCCGCCTCTTCCACACCAGCGAGGAGGGCGAGGAGCTGCGCGGCCGAGCGCGACGCATCGTCTACCGCGCCGGGCCGGAGCGCCTGGACCTCCACGGCGACGCCGTGCTCGAGCGCGGGCAGGACCGCTTCGCCGGCGACCACATCCGCTATTTCCTTGAGACCGACCGGGTGGAGGGGCGCGGCGGCGACCAGGGCGGCCGCGTCCGCACCACACTCTTCCCCGAGGGCAATGGCGACGAGGAGGGCGGTGAGGCCCCGGTGGAAGGCACGGACAATACGGATGACGAGGGAGGCGGACAGCCATGA
- the lptB gene encoding LPS export ABC transporter ATP-binding protein, translating to MSRLVASELTKSFRGRQVVGGVSLEVGAAEVVGLLGPNGAGKTTSFYMIVGLIAADSGRVELDGENLTAAPMHLRARRGLGYLPQEASVFRKLTVADNLLGVLELRRELDADGRRARLEELLDDFQIGHLRDARGMSLSGGERRRVEIARALAAEPRFILLDEPFAGVDPISVGEIQTIIRGLRDRGIGVLITDHNVRETLGICERAYIVSAGEVIAGGPPATLLADEQVRAVYLGEDFRL from the coding sequence ATGAGCCGCCTGGTCGCCTCGGAACTCACCAAGTCCTTCCGCGGCCGCCAGGTGGTGGGCGGCGTCTCCCTGGAGGTGGGCGCCGCCGAGGTGGTCGGCCTCCTGGGCCCCAACGGCGCCGGCAAGACCACCAGCTTCTACATGATCGTCGGCCTCATCGCCGCCGACAGCGGCCGGGTGGAACTCGACGGCGAGAACCTCACCGCCGCCCCCATGCACCTGCGGGCCCGGCGCGGGCTGGGCTACCTCCCCCAGGAGGCCTCGGTCTTCCGCAAGCTCACCGTGGCGGACAACCTCCTGGGGGTGCTGGAACTGCGCCGGGAGCTGGATGCCGATGGCCGACGGGCGCGGCTGGAGGAGCTGCTGGACGACTTCCAGATCGGCCACCTGCGTGATGCCCGGGGCATGAGCCTCTCCGGCGGCGAACGCCGGCGCGTGGAGATCGCCCGTGCCCTGGCCGCCGAGCCGCGTTTCATCCTCCTGGACGAGCCCTTCGCCGGCGTCGACCCCATCTCCGTGGGTGAGATCCAGACTATCATCCGGGGCCTCCGGGACCGCGGCATCGGCGTGCTCATCACCGACCACAACGTCCGCGAAACCCTGGGGATCTGCGAGCGCGCCTACATCGTCTCCGCCGGCGAGGTCATCGCCGGCGGCCCCCCGGCCACCCTGCTGGCCGACGAGCAGGTCCGCGCGGTCTACCTGGGAGAGGACTTCCGGCTCTGA
- a CDS encoding RNA polymerase factor sigma-54, whose amino-acid sequence MKQSIQLRLGQQLTMTPQLQQAIRLLQLSSVELQTEIQEALESNLMLESGDEATDEGDPGEASADSGEESETAARSEDNEVGTTGESLPDDLPVDTSWDDVYEPGSGASSGTAPAGEEGEYTVQNSAPEDLHDHLLWQLNMSHLTPRDTLIGEAVIDAVGDDGYLTADLEELSEAIAPDLPDIETDEIRAVLHQIQNFDPPGIAAADLRESLLLQLDQLAADPEPAGLATARAIVADHFDLLGRRDFNQLQRRLHLDEAGLADILRLIQSLNPRPGGQITAGEPEYVTPDVIVRRDRGRWRVELNPEVAPRLRINTEYADLIRRGDQSDDATYLRNHLQEARWFLKSLQSRNETLLKVATSIVERQRDFLEQGEEAMKPLVLRDIAEEVEMHESTISRVTTRKYMLTPRGVFELKYFFSSHVGTNEGGEASSTAIQARIRRLIEAEETRKPLSDSRIARILADEGFQVARRTVAKYREGMQIPPSNERRRLT is encoded by the coding sequence ATGAAACAGTCCATTCAGCTGCGCCTGGGGCAGCAGCTCACCATGACGCCGCAACTGCAGCAGGCCATCCGCCTGCTGCAGCTCTCCTCCGTGGAACTCCAGACGGAGATCCAGGAGGCGCTGGAATCCAATCTCATGCTGGAGAGCGGCGACGAGGCCACCGACGAGGGGGATCCCGGCGAGGCCAGCGCGGACTCCGGTGAGGAGAGTGAGACCGCCGCCCGCAGCGAGGACAACGAGGTCGGCACCACCGGCGAATCCCTCCCCGACGACCTGCCCGTGGACACCAGCTGGGACGACGTCTACGAGCCCGGCTCCGGCGCGAGCTCCGGTACCGCCCCCGCCGGCGAGGAGGGCGAGTACACCGTCCAGAACAGCGCCCCGGAGGACCTCCACGACCACCTCCTGTGGCAGCTGAACATGTCCCACCTGACCCCGCGGGACACCCTCATCGGCGAGGCGGTCATCGACGCGGTGGGCGACGACGGCTACCTCACCGCGGATCTGGAGGAACTGAGCGAGGCCATCGCCCCGGACCTCCCCGATATCGAGACGGACGAGATCCGCGCCGTCCTGCACCAGATCCAGAACTTCGACCCGCCGGGCATTGCCGCCGCCGACCTGCGCGAGAGCCTGCTGCTCCAGCTCGACCAGCTCGCCGCCGATCCCGAGCCGGCGGGGCTGGCCACCGCCCGCGCCATCGTCGCCGACCACTTCGACCTACTGGGCCGGCGCGACTTCAACCAGCTCCAGCGCCGGCTCCACCTCGACGAGGCGGGGCTCGCCGACATCCTCCGCCTCATCCAGTCCCTGAACCCGCGGCCCGGGGGCCAGATCACCGCCGGCGAGCCGGAGTACGTCACCCCCGATGTCATCGTCCGCCGCGACCGGGGCCGCTGGCGGGTGGAGCTCAACCCGGAGGTGGCGCCGCGGCTGCGCATCAACACCGAGTATGCCGATCTCATACGGCGCGGCGACCAGAGCGACGACGCCACCTACCTGCGCAACCACCTCCAGGAGGCGCGCTGGTTCCTCAAGAGCCTGCAGAGCCGCAACGAGACCCTGCTCAAGGTGGCCACCAGCATCGTCGAGCGCCAGCGCGACTTCCTGGAACAGGGCGAGGAGGCCATGAAGCCGCTGGTCCTGCGCGACATCGCCGAGGAGGTGGAGATGCACGAATCCACCATCTCCCGGGTGACCACGCGCAAGTACATGCTCACCCCGCGCGGCGTCTTCGAGCTGAAGTACTTCTTCTCCAGCCACGTGGGCACCAACGAGGGGGGCGAGGCCTCTTCCACCGCCATCCAGGCGCGCATCCGCCGCCTCATCGAGGCCGAAGAGACCCGCAAGCCGTTGAGCGACAGCCGGATTGCCCGCATCCTCGCCGATGAGGGCTTCCAGGTCGCCCGGCGCACCGTGGCCAAATACCGGGAGGGGATGCAGATCCCCCCCTCCAATGAACGCCGGCGGCTCACCTAG
- the hpf gene encoding ribosome hibernation-promoting factor, HPF/YfiA family, whose product MQQLNITGHHVEITDALRSYVQEKMERLVRHGDGIGNAHVVLNVEPHQRQQAEATMHVSGADLHAEAESDDLYAAIDALIDKLDRQLTKHRDKLQDKHHGKG is encoded by the coding sequence ATGCAGCAGCTCAATATTACCGGCCACCACGTAGAGATCACCGATGCCCTGCGCAGCTACGTCCAGGAGAAGATGGAGCGCCTGGTCCGCCACGGCGACGGCATCGGCAACGCCCACGTCGTCCTCAACGTGGAGCCCCACCAGCGCCAGCAGGCGGAGGCCACCATGCACGTCAGCGGCGCCGACCTCCACGCCGAGGCCGAGTCCGACGACCTCTACGCGGCCATCGACGCCCTCATCGACAAGCTCGACCGCCAGCTCACCAAGCACCGCGACAAGCTCCAAGACAAGCACCATGGCAAGGGCTGA